In Mucilaginibacter boryungensis, a single window of DNA contains:
- the fucP gene encoding L-fucose:H+ symporter permease: MANISNPADTAVIDESQLKGKNLTLPFILVISLFFLWGMAHNLDSVLIPHLKKACNLNNVQSSYIDMAVFFAYFVMAIPAGMMLKKFGYKNSIIIGLVLFACGAFLFVPAANTLTYGLFICGLFILGCGLATLETAANPYAAILGDPAKSTFRLNLAASFNGLAAMVAPYIGKTFILSGKEYTKDQLAAMPAATKASYFMQEASAVKMPYIVLACILIAVAILFFFSYLPEIKNVSKEETTGGKFFGALRHRHLSWSVVAQFFYVGAQVCVTSFFIREAKQGAGLDEKSAADYLILYGFLFTVGRFVGTFFLRFIASHKLLSLYAVISILLSLVAIFGSGLYVVYCLGAIGFFMSIMFPTIFGLGIDGIGDDTKPGSSWLVMSIVGGAILPFIMARIIDANNDHVQSGYVIPLICFVVVLYFGMSGYKIKKQLA, from the coding sequence ATGGCCAACATCAGCAACCCGGCGGATACCGCCGTCATCGACGAGTCGCAACTGAAAGGAAAGAATTTAACGCTGCCTTTTATTTTGGTGATCAGTCTGTTCTTTTTATGGGGCATGGCCCACAATTTAGATTCGGTACTTATTCCGCACCTAAAAAAAGCCTGCAACCTTAACAATGTGCAATCCAGCTATATAGATATGGCTGTGTTTTTTGCCTACTTTGTAATGGCTATCCCTGCGGGGATGATGCTGAAAAAGTTCGGTTACAAAAACAGTATTATTATTGGCCTCGTGCTATTCGCCTGCGGGGCATTTCTATTCGTTCCTGCTGCTAATACGCTTACTTACGGACTGTTTATTTGCGGACTGTTTATTTTAGGTTGCGGACTGGCTACTTTAGAAACTGCTGCCAATCCCTACGCCGCTATCTTAGGCGACCCGGCTAAATCGACTTTCCGATTGAACCTTGCAGCATCTTTTAATGGTTTAGCGGCCATGGTTGCCCCCTATATTGGCAAAACATTTATCCTGTCGGGTAAAGAATATACTAAAGATCAACTGGCAGCTATGCCAGCGGCCACTAAAGCCAGCTATTTTATGCAGGAAGCATCGGCGGTAAAAATGCCATACATAGTTTTGGCGTGTATCCTAATTGCCGTGGCTATCCTGTTTTTCTTCAGCTACCTGCCTGAAATTAAGAATGTATCAAAAGAAGAAACTACCGGCGGTAAGTTTTTTGGCGCGTTAAGGCACCGTCACTTATCGTGGAGTGTGGTTGCGCAATTCTTTTACGTTGGCGCGCAGGTATGCGTAACCAGCTTCTTTATCCGCGAAGCCAAACAAGGCGCCGGTTTGGATGAAAAAAGCGCTGCCGATTACCTGATCCTGTACGGCTTTTTATTTACTGTCGGCAGGTTTGTAGGCACGTTCTTTTTAAGGTTTATCGCATCGCATAAGTTGCTGTCTTTGTATGCTGTTATCTCCATATTGTTAAGTCTGGTAGCCATTTTTGGCAGCGGGCTATACGTAGTTTATTGTCTTGGCGCTATTGGCTTTTTTATGTCTATTATGTTCCCAACCATATTTGGCTTAGGTATTGATGGCATTGGCGATGACACCAAGCCTGGTTCATCGTGGTTGGTGATGTCCATCGTTGGCGGCGCTATCCTGCCGTTTATTATGGCGCGTATTATCGATGCCAATAACGACCATGTACAGAGCGGTTATGTGATCCCGTTGATCTGTTTTGTGGTGGTACTGTACTTTGGGATGAGCGGTTACAAGATCAAAAAACAGTTGGCCTAA
- a CDS encoding ribulose-bisphosphate carboxylase large subunit family protein: MERIIGKYYIETPYPLEKAAAVLAGEQSSGTFVAVPGETEELKERFAARVEKITPLDSVDTPAIPGASAKPGAKYHRANIEVSWSIENFGYNLPVLVSTLQGNLYEITQFTGLKLMDIELPASYGEHFIGPRFGITGSKKSAGVTGRPMIGTIIKPSIGLTPQVTAALVKTLAEAGIDFVKDDELQSSAANSKFEDRVDAIMRVINTHADKTGKKVMYAFNLSGEVDDMLRRYEYLVKAGATCAMVSINSVGLSGTKKVCDQGQLVIHGHRNGWGMLNRHPLLGIEFPAYQKLWRLAGVDQLHVNGIQNKFWESDDSVVRSIEACLKPLFTGETPLPVVSSGQWGGQAFETWQRTHTTDLLYMAGGGIMAHPDGPTGGVVALQQAWEGAVKGLTLAQATQQYPEFAKSVEKFGGR, from the coding sequence ATGGAGCGTATTATTGGCAAATATTATATTGAGACCCCCTACCCGCTCGAAAAAGCAGCGGCTGTGCTGGCTGGCGAGCAATCGTCGGGGACGTTTGTGGCCGTGCCGGGCGAAACTGAGGAACTGAAGGAACGCTTTGCGGCGAGGGTTGAAAAGATTACTCCACTTGATTCTGTTGATACCCCCGCTATTCCCGGTGCATCGGCTAAACCTGGCGCTAAATATCATCGGGCCAATATCGAAGTCTCATGGTCGATAGAAAATTTTGGTTATAACCTGCCGGTGCTGGTATCTACCCTGCAAGGTAATTTGTACGAGATCACCCAGTTTACCGGGCTGAAGCTGATGGATATAGAACTGCCCGCATCCTATGGCGAGCATTTCATTGGGCCGCGATTTGGCATTACAGGTTCTAAAAAAAGCGCGGGAGTTACCGGCCGACCCATGATCGGCACTATTATTAAACCCAGCATTGGCCTTACACCTCAAGTTACTGCCGCGCTGGTAAAAACTTTGGCCGAAGCGGGTATCGATTTTGTAAAGGATGACGAATTGCAGTCATCGGCAGCCAACTCTAAGTTTGAAGATCGGGTTGATGCAATTATGCGCGTTATTAATACCCATGCCGATAAAACAGGCAAAAAGGTAATGTATGCCTTTAACCTGAGCGGTGAGGTTGACGATATGCTGCGCCGTTACGAATATCTGGTAAAAGCTGGTGCAACCTGCGCCATGGTGAGCATTAACAGCGTTGGCTTAAGCGGCACTAAAAAGGTGTGCGATCAGGGTCAACTGGTTATTCACGGGCATCGCAATGGCTGGGGCATGCTGAACCGCCACCCGTTGCTGGGTATTGAGTTTCCGGCTTATCAAAAATTATGGCGGTTGGCTGGTGTAGATCAACTGCATGTTAATGGCATACAAAATAAATTTTGGGAGAGTGACGACTCGGTTGTCCGCTCGATAGAGGCTTGCCTGAAACCATTGTTTACGGGTGAAACACCTTTACCGGTGGTATCATCAGGCCAGTGGGGCGGTCAGGCGTTTGAAACCTGGCAACGCACCCACACTACTGACCTGCTTTACATGGCTGGCGGCGGAATTATGGCCCATCCGGATGGGCCGACCGGCGGTGTGGTAGCCCTACAACAAGCCTGGGAAGGTGCGGTTAAGGGCTTAACACTGGCGCAAGCCACGCAGCAATACCCTGAATTTGCAAAATCTGTAGAAAAATTTGGCGGCAGGTAA
- a CDS encoding four-carbon acid sugar kinase family protein produces MAKQQYNLLLAYYGDDFTGSTDALEFLSRAGVKTVLFIEPPTTTQLSKYKNLQAIGVAGNTRALPPDEMEQELIPAFSALKDLGASHVHYKVCSTFDSSPAIGSIGRAADVGAKVFKAPFIPLLVAAPPLGRYCLYGNLYARMGIGSQGEIYRLDRHPSMSRHPSTPMNEADLRLHLSKQTQQQIGLMDILSIDQDAAEDKLETLIGSGSEIVLFDALYTEQLLPIAELIDQYADKTQPLFSIGSSGIEMALGQLWEQQGLTQPIIDWPAAGKAKSMLVVSGSCSPVTAKQIEYAVKKGFASVAIDTVALATAADISAMVKQYVAEVTGLMEQGKHVIIHTSLGADDPRIADTHKVFTDKGLTEATIRSKTAQLYGQVLGQIASGVAGQIKLQRLVIAGGDTSSFVARTMGIEAVEMIAPVSPGAPLCRAYAPGTAIDGIEVNFKGGQVGAEDYFVKVKEGK; encoded by the coding sequence ATGGCAAAGCAACAGTACAACCTTTTACTGGCCTACTATGGCGACGACTTTACCGGCAGCACCGACGCGCTGGAATTTTTAAGTCGCGCCGGGGTAAAGACCGTGCTGTTTATTGAGCCGCCTACTACTACGCAATTATCAAAATATAAAAACCTGCAGGCCATAGGCGTTGCTGGCAATACCCGTGCCCTGCCGCCTGATGAAATGGAGCAGGAATTGATCCCTGCCTTTAGTGCGCTGAAAGATTTAGGCGCATCGCACGTACATTATAAGGTCTGCTCCACGTTCGATTCATCACCCGCTATTGGCAGTATCGGGCGTGCGGCTGATGTTGGGGCAAAGGTTTTTAAAGCCCCTTTCATTCCGTTGTTGGTTGCTGCACCGCCTTTGGGCAGGTATTGTCTTTATGGTAACCTGTACGCCCGCATGGGTATTGGCAGCCAGGGCGAGATTTACCGCCTGGACAGGCACCCATCCATGAGCCGGCACCCATCAACGCCAATGAACGAGGCTGATCTGCGCCTGCATTTGAGTAAGCAAACCCAACAGCAAATTGGCTTGATGGATATTTTAAGCATCGATCAGGATGCGGCTGAAGATAAACTGGAAACATTGATCGGATCGGGCAGTGAAATCGTTTTGTTTGATGCGTTATACACCGAACAACTATTGCCCATTGCCGAACTAATAGACCAATATGCCGATAAAACCCAACCCTTATTTTCCATCGGCTCATCGGGCATAGAAATGGCTTTAGGGCAGTTGTGGGAACAGCAGGGATTAACCCAACCTATAATCGACTGGCCTGCTGCCGGTAAGGCTAAAAGCATGCTGGTGGTGTCGGGTAGTTGTTCGCCGGTTACGGCTAAACAAATTGAGTATGCTGTAAAGAAAGGCTTTGCAAGTGTGGCTATTGATACCGTTGCGTTAGCCACCGCGGCTGATATTTCTGCAATGGTTAAACAATACGTTGCCGAAGTTACCGGCTTGATGGAACAAGGCAAACATGTGATCATCCACACCAGTCTTGGCGCAGACGACCCGCGCATTGCCGACACACACAAAGTATTTACCGATAAGGGGTTGACCGAAGCCACTATCCGCAGTAAAACGGCCCAGCTTTACGGGCAGGTTTTAGGGCAAATAGCGTCCGGCGTAGCCGGACAAATAAAACTGCAACGACTGGTTATTGCGGGTGGCGATACTTCAAGCTTTGTAGCGCGGACGATGGGCATTGAGGCTGTGGAAATGATAGCTCCGGTATCGCCCGGGGCGCCGCTTTGCCGGGCCTACGCGCCGGGTACTGCTATTGATGGCATCGAGGTGAATTTTAAAGGTGGGCAGGTGGGCGCCGAGGATTATTTTGTGAAAGTTAAAGAAGGGAAATAG
- a CDS encoding aspartate/glutamate racemase family protein produces MKPKTLGLIHTSHTLIPVFQELCKQHLPGVTTFNIVDDSLVRNIRERGEVTPAIYKRVADYVDSAIDSGADYVLVTCSSIGAAIEAAAENAKVPVLRVDQPMADLAVQTGKRIGVIATLPTTLEPTSDLVKRRAAIAGKEIELTAKLCNGAFEALMSGDAATHDRIVADALRELSKQVDVILLAQASMARVVDTLSDEDKRVPIVASPPTAVKHLATVINN; encoded by the coding sequence ATGAAACCAAAAACATTAGGACTGATCCATACATCGCATACGCTGATCCCGGTATTCCAGGAATTGTGCAAACAACATTTACCGGGTGTGACCACATTTAATATTGTTGACGATAGCCTGGTGCGCAATATCCGCGAGCGCGGCGAGGTTACCCCTGCCATTTACAAACGCGTTGCCGATTACGTGGATTCCGCCATCGATTCGGGCGCTGATTATGTGCTGGTAACATGCTCATCTATCGGGGCGGCTATTGAAGCGGCGGCGGAAAATGCTAAAGTCCCGGTACTGCGGGTAGACCAGCCTATGGCCGACCTGGCGGTGCAAACTGGCAAACGCATCGGGGTTATCGCTACGCTGCCTACCACGCTTGAACCTACCAGCGATTTGGTGAAACGCCGTGCCGCCATAGCCGGTAAAGAAATTGAACTGACCGCCAAGCTTTGCAATGGCGCTTTTGAAGCGTTGATGAGCGGCGACGCGGCTACGCACGACCGCATTGTTGCTGATGCCCTGCGCGAACTATCTAAACAAGTTGATGTGATATTATTGGCCCAGGCCAGCATGGCGCGGGTGGTGGATACTTTAAGCGATGAAGATAAACGAGTGCCGATTGTGGCCAGCCCGCCGACGGCTGTGAAACATTTAGCAACGGTAATTAACAACTAA
- a CDS encoding bile acid:sodium symporter family protein: protein MKQLQKICLSISGITVIALLVGLVMANPAVWQPSAVALAVSFAIGIGCLSALKNYQYTAWIIVAVVAAMVYPHAFLKWGPVDLRNKWLILVIVQMVMFGMGIQMSIRDFSGLASTGKGVLIGLACHFSIMPLMGFLLTRIFHFEPEIAAGIILIGSCSSGLASNVMVYLARANLVLSVTVTAMATLAAPFLTPLLMRLLAGTLIEVKFVNMMMEIIKIVIVPIGAAFVHDYLKRASPKGKKVTAGIAVCCMVWLAWQYLFLWDVFSQHFSDPALQSASVFNFLTGAFIVGWAYHQLYSRFPKIDAYIPYLSMFGIVYFTTVTTAAGRDNLLNVGLLLFLASVIHNGAGYFFGYWLSRLFKLDKNSARTIAFEVGLQNGGMASGLAGTMGKLATVGLAAAVFSPWMNISGSILANYWRKRPVEDKIIQYPDNLSSQS from the coding sequence ATGAAACAATTACAAAAGATATGCTTAAGCATCAGCGGTATCACGGTTATAGCGCTGCTGGTGGGTTTGGTTATGGCTAACCCTGCCGTTTGGCAGCCATCGGCGGTAGCGCTGGCTGTATCTTTTGCAATTGGTATCGGTTGTTTATCAGCCTTGAAAAACTATCAATATACTGCCTGGATCATCGTTGCTGTAGTGGCGGCCATGGTTTACCCGCATGCTTTTTTGAAATGGGGGCCTGTTGATCTGCGTAATAAATGGCTGATATTGGTCATCGTCCAAATGGTGATGTTTGGCATGGGCATCCAGATGAGCATCCGGGATTTTTCGGGATTGGCCAGCACCGGCAAGGGTGTTTTGATAGGCCTGGCCTGCCACTTTTCCATTATGCCGCTGATGGGTTTCCTGCTTACCCGCATCTTTCATTTCGAGCCTGAAATTGCCGCGGGCATCATCCTTATCGGTTCCTGCTCAAGCGGGCTGGCATCTAACGTAATGGTATACCTGGCCCGGGCTAACCTGGTATTATCGGTAACCGTTACCGCAATGGCTACCCTGGCGGCGCCTTTTTTAACGCCACTGTTGATGAGGCTATTAGCCGGAACGTTGATCGAGGTGAAGTTTGTAAACATGATGATGGAGATCATCAAAATAGTCATTGTCCCTATAGGTGCCGCTTTTGTTCACGATTACCTGAAACGCGCATCGCCGAAAGGCAAAAAAGTTACTGCTGGTATTGCGGTTTGTTGTATGGTTTGGCTGGCCTGGCAGTATTTGTTTTTGTGGGATGTATTCAGCCAGCATTTTTCCGACCCTGCATTACAATCAGCGTCTGTATTTAACTTCCTAACCGGCGCGTTCATTGTGGGCTGGGCTTATCATCAATTGTATTCCCGCTTCCCTAAAATAGATGCGTATATCCCCTACCTGTCCATGTTCGGCATTGTATATTTCACTACCGTTACCACCGCCGCGGGCAGGGATAATTTATTGAATGTTGGGCTGTTGCTTTTCCTGGCATCGGTGATACATAACGGCGCGGGCTATTTCTTTGGTTATTGGCTTAGCCGCTTGTTTAAACTGGATAAAAACTCAGCGCGCACTATAGCTTTCGAGGTTGGTTTACAGAACGGTGGGATGGCATCGGGACTGGCAGGGACTATGGGTAAGCTGGCTACGGTTGGACTGGCCGCCGCAGTGTTTAGTCCGTGGATGAATATTTCTGGTAGCATTTTAGCGAATTATTGGCGGAAGCGCCCGGTGGAGGATAAAATCATACAATATCCTGATAACCTTTCATCACAATCTTAA
- a CDS encoding L-fucose/L-arabinose isomerase family protein yields the protein MSTKVSLGVIIGNRDFFPDRLISEARADILALFSTLNINPIMLEEHESKLGGVETFRDAQRCAELFSRHRDEISGILVLLPNFGDEKGVAETIKLSGLDVPVLIQAYPDELNKLDVARRRDSWCGKISVCNNLYQYGIKYTLTSQHVIHPNQPEFSKELLDFVAVCRVVKGMRKVRIGAVGARPGAFNTVRYSEKILQRNGISVTTVDLSEILGRANRLTKDDIEVKNHLEKIVHYTPIGNTPDEAMIQIAKLDVVLNQFVEENALDATAIQCWTSLQKNYGCNVCTSMSIMSENMLPSACEVDVTGTLTMYAMQLASGSPSALVDWNNNYAEDPNKCVLFHCGNWAKSFLPDIEISTAPILGTTVGVENTYGALAGRTPAMPLTYGRISTDDPKGVIKVYMGEGELTNDALNTFGNRAVAEIPDLQGLMQYVCRNGFEHHVVMNASKTVGILKEALGNYMGWEFYQHN from the coding sequence ATGAGTACTAAAGTAAGTTTAGGCGTAATTATAGGTAACCGTGATTTTTTCCCCGACCGTTTAATTTCTGAAGCACGGGCAGATATACTGGCATTGTTCAGCACACTGAATATCAACCCCATTATGCTGGAAGAGCATGAATCGAAACTGGGCGGGGTGGAAACTTTCAGGGATGCCCAGCGCTGCGCCGAACTGTTCAGCCGCCACCGTGACGAAATAAGCGGGATATTGGTTTTACTGCCCAACTTCGGCGATGAAAAAGGCGTAGCCGAAACCATTAAACTTTCGGGCCTGGATGTACCCGTGCTTATACAAGCTTACCCTGACGAACTGAATAAACTGGATGTAGCCCGTCGCCGGGACTCCTGGTGTGGTAAAATATCGGTTTGCAATAACCTTTATCAATACGGCATTAAATATACGCTGACCAGTCAGCACGTGATCCATCCAAATCAGCCTGAATTCAGTAAAGAACTGCTTGACTTTGTGGCCGTTTGCCGCGTGGTTAAAGGTATGCGCAAAGTACGTATTGGTGCAGTAGGTGCGCGCCCGGGTGCATTTAATACCGTTCGGTATAGTGAGAAGATATTACAGCGTAATGGCATATCGGTAACAACGGTGGATCTTTCTGAAATATTAGGTCGCGCCAACCGCCTGACCAAAGATGATATCGAGGTAAAAAACCACCTCGAAAAAATAGTGCACTACACCCCTATCGGTAACACACCCGATGAGGCCATGATACAAATTGCCAAGCTGGATGTAGTGCTAAACCAGTTTGTGGAAGAAAACGCGCTTGACGCTACGGCTATACAATGCTGGACATCGTTACAGAAAAATTATGGCTGCAACGTGTGTACCAGCATGAGTATTATGAGTGAGAACATGCTGCCCAGCGCCTGCGAGGTTGATGTTACCGGCACGCTGACCATGTATGCCATGCAACTGGCCTCGGGTTCACCAAGCGCGCTGGTAGATTGGAATAATAATTACGCTGAAGACCCTAATAAGTGTGTCCTTTTCCATTGCGGTAACTGGGCCAAATCCTTCCTGCCGGACATCGAGATCAGCACCGCGCCTATTTTGGGGACTACAGTTGGCGTGGAAAATACCTACGGTGCTTTGGCCGGGCGTACACCTGCTATGCCGCTGACCTATGGGCGTATCAGTACCGATGACCCGAAAGGCGTGATTAAGGTTTACATGGGTGAAGGCGAACTAACCAATGATGCGCTGAATACCTTTGGTAACCGCGCCGTAGCCGAAATACCCGATTTGCAAGGTCTGATGCAATACGTTTGCCGCAACGGTTTTGAACACCACGTGGTAATGAATGCCAGCAAAACCGTAGGCATATTGAAAGAAGCCTTAGGTAATTACATGGGCTGGGAATTTTATCAGCATAATTAA
- a CDS encoding transketolase, whose product MTDQELIAKSVQYRKNILKYIVGAKAGHTGGSLSCIDILNVLYNEVLNVSPENFTSPDRDRYIQSKGHCVEALFVTLADAGFFPESDLETLCKYQSHYIGHPTKKVHGVEQNTGALGHGLPIAVGTALAAKMDDKNFKVYTLLGDGELPEGSNWEAALTAAHYKLDNLCAIIDNNKLQITGTNAEVCNTDPLDGKFESFGWAVREVDGHDVKALKEVFAAMPFEPGKPNLVIAHTIKGKGVSFMENSVKWHHGVPNAEQYEVALGELSPPSPLKGE is encoded by the coding sequence ATGACCGACCAGGAACTGATAGCAAAATCGGTGCAGTACCGTAAAAATATTCTCAAATATATTGTGGGCGCTAAGGCCGGGCATACAGGTGGTAGTTTATCGTGTATTGATATACTGAATGTGCTTTACAATGAAGTACTGAACGTATCACCGGAAAACTTTACCTCACCGGATAGGGACAGGTATATTCAAAGCAAGGGACATTGTGTGGAAGCATTGTTTGTAACCCTGGCTGACGCCGGTTTCTTCCCGGAAAGTGATCTGGAAACCTTGTGTAAATATCAATCGCACTATATCGGTCACCCCACTAAAAAGGTGCACGGGGTCGAGCAAAATACGGGCGCGCTGGGTCATGGTTTGCCAATTGCTGTAGGTACCGCTCTTGCAGCAAAAATGGATGATAAAAACTTCAAAGTTTACACCCTTTTGGGCGATGGCGAGTTGCCCGAAGGCAGCAACTGGGAAGCGGCTTTAACCGCTGCTCACTACAAGCTGGACAACCTGTGTGCCATCATCGACAATAATAAATTACAGATAACCGGCACCAATGCGGAAGTATGCAACACCGACCCGCTTGACGGAAAGTTTGAAAGTTTTGGCTGGGCGGTACGTGAGGTGGACGGCCACGATGTAAAAGCGCTGAAGGAAGTGTTCGCTGCCATGCCGTTTGAGCCGGGCAAGCCTAACTTGGTTATCGCCCACACCATAAAAGGCAAGGGCGTAAGCTTTATGGAGAACAGCGTGAAATGGCACCACGGCGTGCCTAATGCCGAGCAATATGAGGTGGCGTTGGGGGAATTAAGCCCCCCAAGCCCCCTGAAAGGGGAGTAA
- a CDS encoding transketolase family protein produces MGATIEITNPNSQPNQDVFSATLLELAQADKDIVAVTSDSRGSGKLVTFGQTLPKQIVEIGIAEQNLVGVAAGLASAGKKAFAVSPACFLTARALEQIKNDACYSDNPVRLIGISAGVSYGALGTTHHSLHDYAVLRAINNITIVAPADNFETREAVKLAVKHNKPLYLRFGKKPMPLLTEDSSIGFEFGKGRVIKQGIDVAIIANGETVYPALLAAQKLESESGIRATVVSMHTIKPLDSELILALAEKTQAIITVEEHMVNGGLGEACASLLLQNGYNKPFKIMGIPDEYTVTGSQVEIFNHYGLNADGIAAAVNGMFCPL; encoded by the coding sequence GTGGGAGCAACAATAGAAATAACAAACCCAAACAGCCAACCTAACCAGGATGTGTTCTCGGCTACGTTGCTGGAACTGGCACAAGCCGATAAGGACATTGTAGCCGTTACCAGCGACTCGCGTGGCTCGGGCAAGTTGGTGACGTTTGGACAAACTTTGCCGAAGCAGATCGTGGAGATTGGTATAGCCGAACAAAACCTGGTGGGTGTGGCCGCCGGACTGGCATCGGCTGGAAAAAAAGCATTCGCGGTATCTCCGGCTTGTTTCCTTACGGCACGGGCGCTGGAACAGATCAAGAACGATGCGTGTTATTCTGATAACCCGGTGCGGCTGATCGGTATCAGCGCGGGCGTAAGCTATGGCGCTTTGGGTACCACACACCACAGCCTGCACGATTACGCTGTGCTGCGGGCAATTAACAACATTACCATTGTTGCCCCTGCCGATAATTTTGAAACCCGTGAAGCAGTAAAATTGGCGGTAAAACATAACAAACCATTGTACCTGCGCTTCGGTAAAAAGCCCATGCCTTTGCTGACGGAAGACAGCAGTATTGGCTTTGAATTTGGCAAAGGTCGCGTAATTAAACAAGGTATCGATGTAGCCATTATAGCTAACGGCGAAACAGTTTACCCGGCATTGCTGGCCGCCCAAAAGCTGGAAAGCGAAAGCGGTATCCGTGCCACCGTGGTAAGCATGCACACCATTAAACCGCTGGATAGCGAATTGATATTAGCACTGGCTGAAAAAACACAGGCCATTATTACCGTGGAAGAACACATGGTAAACGGCGGCCTGGGTGAAGCCTGCGCATCGTTATTACTGCAAAACGGTTATAACAAACCATTTAAAATAATGGGCATCCCCGATGAATATACCGTCACAGGATCGCAAGTTGAAATATTTAACCATTACGGCCTCAATGCAGATGGGATTGCAGCGGCTGTGAATGGGATGTTCTGCCCCCTCTAA
- a CDS encoding D-ribose ABC transporter substrate-binding protein — protein sequence MRYLKVLLLLVLLPFAGCNRHTDSRQKKMAIVVSTLNNPWFVFLAQTAAAQAKALGYESKIFDSQNNTAVEADHFENAIASGYSAILFNPTDANGSVANVLKAKKAGVPVFCMDREVNSPDAATSQILSDSYSGCVDLGKYFVKKTHAKGNYVEILGIVADNNTWARSKGFHSVVDYYPGLKMVAQQSADFDRNKGMEVMESILQAHPDITAVFCGNDAMAMGAYQALAAAGKADKVKVVGFDGAGDAIQGIKDGKIMATAMQFPKVMAQTAANYADAYFKGKRDFPKKIQVGVEMVTSENINDYIAYGKKN from the coding sequence ATGAGATACTTAAAAGTACTGCTATTACTGGTGCTATTGCCTTTCGCGGGCTGTAACCGGCACACGGATAGCCGTCAAAAGAAGATGGCTATTGTGGTATCAACCCTTAATAACCCCTGGTTTGTGTTTTTAGCGCAGACTGCCGCGGCGCAAGCTAAAGCGCTGGGTTATGAATCAAAGATCTTTGACTCGCAGAACAATACCGCTGTGGAGGCTGACCACTTTGAAAATGCCATTGCATCCGGCTATAGCGCTATACTTTTTAACCCTACCGATGCTAACGGTTCGGTAGCCAATGTGCTGAAGGCAAAAAAGGCCGGCGTACCCGTTTTTTGTATGGACAGGGAAGTAAACTCGCCTGATGCCGCTACCTCGCAGATACTTTCTGATAGCTATTCGGGCTGCGTTGATCTGGGTAAATATTTTGTAAAAAAAACACATGCTAAAGGTAATTATGTAGAAATTTTAGGCATCGTGGCCGATAACAATACCTGGGCGCGTTCTAAAGGTTTCCATAGTGTTGTCGATTACTACCCCGGCCTTAAAATGGTAGCCCAACAAAGCGCCGACTTTGACCGTAACAAGGGTATGGAAGTAATGGAATCCATCCTGCAAGCGCATCCTGATATTACCGCTGTGTTCTGCGGGAACGATGCGATGGCCATGGGCGCTTACCAGGCGCTGGCTGCCGCAGGTAAAGCCGATAAGGTAAAAGTAGTTGGCTTCGATGGTGCAGGCGATGCCATACAGGGCATTAAAGACGGCAAAATTATGGCCACAGCTATGCAATTCCCCAAAGTGATGGCGCAAACCGCGGCTAACTATGCCGATGCTTATTTTAAAGGCAAGCGTGACTTCCCTAAGAAAATACAAGTAGGCGTTGAAATGGTGACGAGTGAAAATATTAATGACTACATCGCTTACGGTAAAAAGAATTAA
- a CDS encoding DUF2291 domain-containing protein, producing the protein MNKKIIKYIVTIAVVTFLAYNSVYFKKLSDVKAAASKTFDPAAYARTYLDKQLLPAANRAPDIDLLIGELKNNPVKAFKTDAHSLDIGNTRFFMVKGQGVITNVDETDVYLFTPGKQTLKIATEYIFGNALRDAPGIITVNDFTNSMDLNNVSAEVNKLVRNEILPPFKSKAKKGDNITFAGAFELNQEHLNLNNIEIIPVNLIIK; encoded by the coding sequence ATGAATAAGAAGATCATTAAATACATTGTGACTATTGCCGTTGTTACTTTCCTGGCTTATAACTCGGTTTATTTTAAAAAGCTAAGCGATGTAAAAGCGGCGGCCAGTAAAACTTTCGATCCTGCTGCTTATGCCCGTACTTATCTGGACAAACAACTGTTACCTGCAGCCAATAGAGCGCCCGATATAGACTTGCTTATCGGGGAGCTGAAGAATAATCCGGTTAAAGCCTTTAAGACCGATGCCCATTCGCTGGATATTGGCAATACCCGCTTTTTTATGGTGAAGGGCCAGGGCGTGATCACTAATGTAGATGAAACCGATGTTTACCTGTTTACCCCCGGCAAGCAAACTTTGAAGATTGCCACCGAGTACATTTTTGGCAACGCTTTGCGCGATGCGCCGGGTATTATCACCGTGAACGATTTCACCAACAGCATGGATTTGAACAACGTATCTGCCGAGGTGAATAAACTGGTGCGGAACGAAATATTACCGCCATTTAAAAGCAAAGCCAAAAAGGGCGATAACATCACCTTCGCGGGGGCTTTTGAACTGAACCAGGAGCATTTGAACCTGAATAACATCGAGATCATCCCAGTTAACTTAATCATTAAATAG